AACCCTTTAAAATGGCGTTCAATGCTAGCAGACCCTGTATTTTGTTGAATGTGCCAATCGTGTGAACAGTCGTATGAATGGAGGTTTCCAGTGAAAACACAACCGATCTTACTCCAACCTGATGGCGACCACTCGCTATTGCTCACTGTGCGAGAGAAAGATACAGAGACCCGTTTTCAATTACTGCAAGCGCTAGCTTCAACCCTTCGCAATCAACCCCTTGCTGGACTTCAAGAAATCGTTTCCGGCTATGACACACTGATGATTCACTACGACGCATCTTTTTTGTCCTATGAAGAGATCGCTCACGACGTAAATGCTTTTACAGAAACAATGATGCACTCTATGCCTGGTCCTTCTCAACGAGGTAAACATGTCGATATCCCTGTTTTATATGGGGGAGACAACGGTCCCGATCTAGCACACGTTGCTTTCTATGCCTCCCTTTCTCCTAAAGAGGTCATTGAGCTGCATACGGCGCCACTTTACCAAGTTCGTTTTATTGGATTCCTCCCAGGATTCCCTTATGTTGATG
The nucleotide sequence above comes from Aureibacillus halotolerans. Encoded proteins:
- the pxpB gene encoding 5-oxoprolinase subunit PxpB — translated: MKTQPILLQPDGDHSLLLTVREKDTETRFQLLQALASTLRNQPLAGLQEIVSGYDTLMIHYDASFLSYEEIAHDVNAFTETMMHSMPGPSQRGKHVDIPVLYGGDNGPDLAHVAFYASLSPKEVIELHTAPLYQVRFIGFLPGFPYVDGLPPELHVPRHETPRPSVSPGSVGIGGAQTGIYPLESPGGWNIIGQTALPLFSPSLPVPFPLNAGDTLSFVSIDEKLHNILLTSQDPWSTFVDYVEKGVYDIGYSKNN